A part of Shewanella sp. Choline-02u-19 genomic DNA contains:
- a CDS encoding MvaI/BcnI family restriction endonuclease yields MTSEQNHSKNPFINIERLKQKAKKLKKSHNLTQAEALLLVAQQANLGNWKAVLKAFDQQQILFRQPPFSSEKLEVEELNQIDIGSESYLTDGKKLLVSKNKSLLTKLGIEFSIFEPTTTGLKKSILDATQPVRTHFELTNFHDYENQGQGQESKVKKSAFFISDKECNESKVSLYRPETKKGDPRMWFTKLGDFADSGDQIAIVVSDDSAYLINLSTKSLELEASKPNLIQEISPSYGNKTTDLQSFINKHLAASNSISYELLAKLKVLAKKPLRAIMEGNTAIGMSIEAALDIEANSSKLPDYKGIELKSGRGNKTRTTLFAQVADWGLSTCKSSAAILDQYGYARENDFRLYCTLSTNRANSQGLKFEFNREKDELNEIHSSGAHVATWPGNLLRQRLKEKHAETFWIEAKSEFIEGVEHFNLLSVVHTKSPLLGQLMPLVESGVITMDHLIKRTGGAKPKVAEKGPLFKINKRDLNLLFPEPVKYFLT; encoded by the coding sequence GTGACTTCAGAACAAAACCATTCTAAAAATCCCTTCATAAATATTGAGCGGTTAAAGCAAAAAGCAAAAAAGCTCAAAAAATCACACAATTTAACTCAAGCTGAAGCTTTGTTACTTGTTGCACAACAAGCAAACTTAGGGAATTGGAAAGCTGTTCTTAAAGCTTTTGATCAACAACAAATCTTATTTAGACAACCTCCATTTTCATCAGAAAAACTTGAGGTTGAAGAACTAAATCAAATAGATATTGGAAGTGAGAGTTACTTAACTGATGGTAAAAAGCTTTTAGTCAGTAAAAATAAATCGTTATTAACAAAGTTAGGAATTGAATTTTCTATTTTTGAACCAACTACTACAGGCTTAAAAAAATCAATACTCGATGCTACTCAACCAGTTAGAACACACTTTGAACTCACAAATTTTCATGATTATGAAAATCAAGGACAAGGGCAAGAATCTAAAGTAAAGAAAAGTGCATTTTTCATCTCAGATAAAGAGTGTAATGAATCAAAAGTTAGTCTTTACAGGCCCGAAACTAAGAAAGGTGATCCTAGAATGTGGTTCACCAAGTTGGGTGATTTCGCTGATTCTGGAGATCAAATAGCCATTGTTGTCAGTGACGATTCCGCATATTTAATAAATTTGAGTACCAAGTCCTTAGAGTTAGAGGCAAGTAAACCAAATTTGATTCAAGAGATTAGTCCTAGTTATGGTAATAAAACTACGGATTTACAAAGTTTTATAAATAAGCACTTAGCTGCTAGCAATAGTATATCTTATGAGCTTTTAGCTAAATTAAAGGTGCTAGCTAAAAAGCCGCTTCGAGCCATTATGGAAGGTAATACTGCAATAGGTATGTCTATAGAGGCAGCTTTAGATATTGAGGCTAACTCTAGTAAATTACCCGACTACAAAGGGATTGAATTAAAATCTGGCCGCGGTAACAAGACTAGAACGACCTTATTTGCACAAGTTGCTGATTGGGGGCTTAGTACTTGTAAAAGCAGTGCAGCCATTTTGGACCAATATGGGTATGCACGAGAAAACGATTTTAGGCTTTACTGTACGCTCAGCACCAATAGGGCTAACAGCCAAGGGTTGAAATTTGAGTTTAACCGTGAAAAAGATGAATTGAATGAGATTCATAGTAGTGGGGCTCATGTAGCAACTTGGCCTGGTAATCTATTGCGTCAGAGATTAAAAGAAAAGCATGCTGAAACCTTCTGGATAGAGGCAAAAAGTGAATTTATTGAGGGTGTTGAGCATTTTAACCTATTATCAGTTGTACACACAAAGTCGCCTTTATTAGGTCAACTTATGCCTCTGGTTGAAAGTGGAGTAATAACAATGGATCATTTGATTAAGCGTACAGGAGGTGCAAAGCCCAAAGTTGCAGAGAAAGGGCCATTATTTAAGATAAATAAGCGAGATTTGAACCTATTATTTCCTGAACCAGTAAAATATTTCCTTACGTAA
- the mnmE gene encoding tRNA uridine-5-carboxymethylaminomethyl(34) synthesis GTPase MnmE: protein MTTDTIVAQATAPGRGGVGIIRVSGDLASNVAMAVIGRIPKTRYADYCDFKNDQGEVIDQGIALYFKGPNSFTGEDVLELQGHGGQIVLDMLIKRVMETTGLRIAKPGEFSEQAFMNDKLDLTQAEAIADLIDATSEQAAKSALNSLQGEFSTQVHELVEQTTNLRLYVEAAIDFPDEEVDFLSDGKVAASLYRIITQLDSVQASAKQGSIIREGMKVVIAGRPNAGKSSLLNALAGKESAIVTEIAGTTRDVLREHIHLDGMPLHIIDTAGLRDTVDTVEKIGIERAWDEITTADQVLFMVDGTTTTAVDPHEIWPDFIDRLPKNLGITVVRNKADLTGETLDVTEEAGHPVHRISAKTGLGVATLQQHLKSLMGYQSNLEGGFIARRRHLEALDLASSHLQLGKEQLEVYQAGELLAEELRMTQMALSEITGKFTSDDLLGKIFSSFCIGK from the coding sequence ATGACAACAGATACTATCGTGGCACAAGCGACCGCTCCAGGTCGTGGCGGTGTCGGTATTATTCGAGTGTCTGGCGACTTAGCTAGCAATGTGGCTATGGCGGTAATTGGGCGCATACCTAAAACCCGTTATGCCGACTACTGTGACTTTAAAAATGACCAAGGCGAGGTTATCGACCAAGGTATCGCTTTATATTTTAAAGGCCCTAACTCATTTACCGGTGAAGACGTACTAGAACTTCAAGGTCACGGTGGCCAAATCGTGCTTGATATGCTCATTAAGCGTGTGATGGAAACCACGGGTTTGCGTATCGCCAAACCCGGTGAGTTCAGCGAGCAAGCTTTTATGAACGACAAGCTTGACCTAACGCAAGCAGAAGCGATTGCAGACCTAATTGATGCCACTAGCGAACAAGCAGCTAAAAGTGCTTTAAACTCGCTACAGGGCGAATTTTCAACCCAAGTACACGAACTTGTCGAACAGACCACCAACCTACGCTTATACGTTGAGGCTGCCATTGATTTCCCAGATGAAGAAGTCGATTTTTTATCTGACGGCAAAGTCGCGGCATCGCTGTACCGGATCATCACTCAGCTCGATTCAGTGCAAGCAAGTGCAAAACAGGGTTCTATCATCCGTGAAGGCATGAAAGTGGTTATTGCAGGCCGTCCTAATGCAGGTAAATCAAGCTTACTCAATGCTCTCGCCGGTAAAGAGTCCGCTATTGTCACCGAAATAGCAGGCACCACTCGCGATGTATTGCGCGAACATATTCACCTAGACGGCATGCCACTGCACATCATCGATACCGCGGGCTTGCGTGATACTGTCGATACCGTTGAAAAGATAGGTATTGAACGCGCATGGGACGAGATAACAACCGCCGATCAAGTATTGTTTATGGTTGATGGCACCACGACGACCGCCGTTGATCCTCACGAAATTTGGCCAGACTTTATCGATCGCCTACCAAAAAACTTAGGTATAACAGTCGTCCGCAATAAAGCCGATCTCACTGGCGAAACATTGGATGTTACCGAAGAAGCAGGACACCCCGTTCACCGAATATCGGCTAAAACGGGCCTAGGTGTAGCAACGCTGCAACAACACCTAAAATCCTTAATGGGTTATCAAAGTAATCTAGAAGGTGGTTTTATCGCGCGTCGTCGCCATTTAGAAGCACTTGACCTTGCTAGCAGCCATCTGCAATTAGGTAAAGAACAACTCGAAGTCTATCAAGCAGGCGAATTGTTGGCCGAAGAACTACGCATGACTCAAATGGCATTATCGGAGATCACTGGCAAATTTACTTCAGATGACCTATTAGGAAAGATTTTTAGCTCTTTTTGTATTGGTAAATAA
- a CDS encoding helicase-related protein: MKKQPQAEQCQSPQAPLPSDSFAIDSLPIDALYDEFKSAIKDHHLVVESDTGSGKSTRLPLWCAEPESDGRRRRVLVVEPRRVACLALASFVGELAKGSLSKGARPLNVGHAIRFDSTVDENTDIAFVTPGIALRWLSMEGSSLQHNGIDEKAGLACFDTVIIDEFHERRWDTDLLLALLKKRAQNRLILTSATIDGARLNDYLSDSIGVKSKRLLAKGRMFHVELTYQSTDSQQLPDISSLEQKVKTALTSLLSKTTGDVLVFLPGKREIQSCLQACQSLSLSTGSTPHIDLVALHGGISATEQQSLLANADTQRVIFATNIAETSLTIPGVTAVIDSGLERRTHQRNGRTVLSLARISRASTDQRKGRAGRTQAGLCVRLWGEHAPLEAMTPPELQREELVEPMLAAACSGVRLAELTFVDAINSKPLAIAESRLLAMGAIDNQGKVTAHGRKLFPLPIDTQFAHLISAMPDDECTELMVDLAAAISVPQRLYQQPTAEYDVKSLHEWEQLGCDAFTLVKLIREPAVDFVNIDHHGIKEARRLANQIRQGLGLPKLNKAAVLDRKSEALRTRWLLAVIKALPELAFVRRIKRVQALGNGFSEVQIGRDSRFSAELKDYAGKEAAIAAVVFDQHSIAGKGVKQTLNLASIMAPISTQLICQAGLGEDRLAENKERSSTRKVLIERLYAGRVIDSRFERASGEQATEAIARSIIQGRELSGVAKRLTADIAAWNIWFALGKTAEFENEIKQPLVLDTYLKDKLVQLGVESFEDLSLLEGDDLLFDGIPDWQREEFDQLYPAVLQLPELKLTVAYEPKRKLVILDYVKGGRKQGPTRWELPRWIGWKIQYRKASRVIDIK, translated from the coding sequence ATGAAAAAGCAGCCTCAAGCCGAACAGTGTCAATCACCGCAAGCTCCTCTTCCCAGCGATTCTTTCGCTATCGACTCTTTACCGATAGATGCACTCTATGATGAGTTTAAATCTGCCATTAAAGACCATCACTTGGTAGTTGAGTCTGATACGGGGTCGGGTAAATCGACGCGTCTACCGCTTTGGTGTGCTGAACCTGAGAGTGATGGCAGAAGAAGGCGAGTGTTGGTGGTGGAGCCTAGGCGGGTGGCGTGCTTGGCGTTGGCGAGTTTTGTCGGCGAGTTAGCTAAAGGCTCTTTATCAAAAGGTGCTAGGCCGTTAAACGTAGGCCATGCCATTCGTTTTGATTCAACTGTTGATGAAAATACCGATATTGCCTTTGTGACGCCGGGTATCGCGTTGCGTTGGCTGTCTATGGAGGGGTCGTCACTGCAACACAATGGTATAGATGAAAAAGCGGGCTTGGCTTGTTTTGATACGGTGATTATTGATGAGTTTCATGAGCGCCGTTGGGATACCGATTTACTGTTAGCATTACTTAAAAAGCGTGCTCAAAACCGTTTAATTCTTACGTCTGCGACGATTGACGGTGCAAGGTTGAATGACTACTTGTCTGATTCTATTGGAGTTAAGTCCAAGAGGTTGTTGGCAAAAGGTAGAATGTTTCACGTGGAACTAACGTACCAGTCAACGGACAGTCAGCAGTTACCGGATATATCTAGTTTAGAGCAAAAGGTCAAAACCGCACTGACATCACTTCTGAGTAAAACGACTGGCGATGTTCTGGTGTTTTTACCCGGTAAACGCGAAATCCAATCTTGTTTACAGGCGTGTCAGTCTTTATCTCTATCAACGGGTAGCACACCCCATATTGATCTGGTTGCGCTACATGGCGGAATATCTGCCACTGAGCAACAGTCGCTGTTAGCCAATGCGGATACACAGCGGGTTATTTTTGCGACCAATATTGCTGAAACCTCTTTGACTATTCCTGGCGTGACGGCCGTGATTGATTCAGGGCTTGAGCGGCGCACACATCAACGTAATGGTCGAACGGTGTTGTCGTTGGCCCGAATATCAAGAGCCAGTACTGATCAACGAAAAGGGCGCGCGGGCCGAACTCAAGCGGGCTTATGTGTGCGTTTATGGGGTGAGCACGCGCCATTAGAGGCGATGACACCACCAGAACTACAGCGCGAAGAGTTAGTTGAACCTATGTTGGCAGCGGCATGCAGTGGTGTGCGCTTAGCGGAATTAACCTTTGTTGATGCGATTAACAGTAAACCGCTAGCAATAGCAGAAAGCCGCTTACTTGCTATGGGGGCCATTGATAATCAGGGCAAAGTCACAGCTCATGGCAGAAAGTTATTCCCGTTGCCGATAGATACGCAGTTTGCGCATTTAATTAGTGCTATGCCAGATGATGAATGCACTGAGTTAATGGTGGATTTAGCTGCGGCGATTAGTGTGCCACAGCGTTTGTATCAGCAACCAACGGCAGAATACGATGTTAAGTCGCTGCATGAATGGGAACAGCTGGGATGTGACGCATTTACTCTGGTTAAATTGATTCGAGAGCCGGCTGTCGATTTTGTCAATATTGACCATCACGGCATTAAAGAAGCCCGCAGGCTAGCGAACCAAATTAGACAAGGTTTAGGTCTGCCTAAACTGAATAAGGCCGCGGTGTTAGATCGTAAATCAGAGGCTTTGCGAACTCGTTGGTTGTTGGCGGTGATTAAGGCGCTACCAGAGCTGGCGTTTGTTCGGCGTATTAAACGGGTACAAGCGTTAGGTAATGGCTTTAGTGAAGTGCAGATAGGCCGTGATAGCCGCTTTAGTGCTGAACTTAAAGATTATGCCGGTAAAGAGGCGGCAATTGCTGCGGTGGTATTTGACCAACACTCTATTGCGGGTAAAGGGGTGAAGCAAACATTGAACTTGGCTTCAATAATGGCGCCCATTTCAACTCAGCTAATTTGCCAAGCGGGATTAGGTGAAGACAGGTTAGCTGAAAATAAAGAGCGCTCATCGACGCGTAAAGTGCTTATCGAGCGGCTATATGCTGGCAGAGTGATAGATTCTCGTTTTGAGCGGGCATCGGGTGAGCAGGCGACAGAGGCTATTGCCCGTAGCATTATACAAGGACGAGAATTGTCAGGTGTTGCTAAGCGCTTAACGGCTGATATTGCGGCATGGAATATATGGTTTGCACTGGGAAAAACAGCAGAGTTTGAAAATGAGATTAAACAGCCTTTAGTGCTCGATACTTATCTTAAAGACAAGCTGGTGCAATTAGGGGTTGAGAGCTTTGAGGATTTAAGCTTGCTTGAGGGTGATGATTTACTGTTTGACGGTATCCCTGATTGGCAGCGCGAAGAGTTTGATCAGCTCTATCCTGCGGTACTGCAATTGCCTGAGCTTAAGTTGACGGTTGCGTATGAACCAAAACGAAAGCTGGTTATTTTAGATTACGTTAAAGGTGGCCGTAAGCAGGGGCCTACACGTTGGGAATTACCGCGCTGGATAGGTTGGAAGATCCAATACCGCAAAGCGAGTCGTGTTATTGATATCAAGTAA
- the yidC gene encoding membrane protein insertase YidC yields MESQRNILLIGLLFVSFLLWQQWQTDQAPQPVVAQTQSSVAASTVADAHSSDVPNADSALPEVITASKELITVTTDQLEIRIDPIGGDIVYSALLSHKLKEEAEDPFVLLEQTNDIYYVAQSGLIGRDGIDSSTTGRAHFDSTARDFDLAAGQDTLNVPLTYLAPNGVTYTKMFTFYRGKHNVDVAYQINNSSSAQLQVQMYGQIKHSIKKSESSMMMPTYRGGAFSTADTRYEKYSFDDMADKNLDKSTLGGWAAMLQHYFVSAWVPPATDKNVIFSSVSAGGLANIGFRGALYDIAPGSEQTIKAQFYVGPKDQEALSAISESLNLVVDYGFLWWLAIPIHWLLMFYQSFVGNWGVAIILITLTVRGMLYPLTKAQYTSMAKMRNLQPKLAEMKERMGDDRQKMGQAMMELYKKEKVNPMGGCLPILLQMPIFIALYWVLLESYELRHAPFMLWITDLSVQDPYYVMPILMGISMFVMQRMQPMAPTMDPMQVKMMQWMPVIFTVFFLWFPAGLVLYWLVGNLVAITQQKIIYAGLAKKGLK; encoded by the coding sequence ATGGAATCTCAACGCAATATATTGCTTATCGGTCTGCTTTTTGTCAGCTTTTTACTTTGGCAACAATGGCAAACGGATCAAGCTCCTCAACCGGTTGTAGCGCAAACTCAATCTTCAGTAGCGGCGTCTACTGTCGCCGATGCTCATAGTTCAGATGTTCCAAATGCTGATTCAGCATTACCAGAAGTGATTACTGCTTCTAAAGAACTCATCACTGTGACCACTGACCAACTTGAAATCAGAATTGATCCAATTGGCGGTGACATCGTTTATTCAGCTTTGCTGTCTCATAAACTGAAAGAAGAAGCTGAAGACCCATTTGTTCTGCTAGAGCAAACTAATGACATCTATTATGTCGCTCAAAGTGGTCTAATTGGTCGTGATGGTATCGACAGCAGTACTACAGGTCGTGCACATTTCGATAGCACAGCCCGTGATTTTGACTTAGCAGCAGGCCAAGACACATTAAATGTGCCATTAACCTACTTAGCACCTAACGGTGTGACCTACACTAAAATGTTTACCTTCTACCGCGGTAAACATAATGTTGATGTTGCTTACCAAATCAACAACAGCTCTAGTGCACAGCTTCAAGTTCAGATGTATGGCCAAATCAAGCACAGCATCAAGAAAAGCGAAAGCAGCATGATGATGCCGACTTATCGTGGTGGCGCATTCTCAACAGCAGATACACGCTATGAGAAATACAGCTTCGACGATATGGCTGATAAGAACCTAGACAAATCGACTCTTGGTGGTTGGGCAGCAATGCTACAACACTATTTCGTTTCTGCTTGGGTACCACCAGCAACTGATAAAAACGTTATCTTCTCAAGCGTAAGCGCGGGCGGATTAGCTAACATCGGTTTCCGTGGCGCGCTATATGATATCGCACCTGGTAGCGAACAGACCATTAAAGCCCAGTTCTATGTCGGCCCTAAAGATCAAGAAGCGCTATCTGCTATCTCTGAATCATTAAATCTGGTTGTTGACTACGGTTTCCTTTGGTGGCTAGCCATTCCAATTCACTGGTTATTGATGTTCTATCAATCATTTGTGGGCAACTGGGGTGTGGCAATTATCCTTATTACGCTTACCGTTCGTGGCATGTTATATCCACTAACGAAAGCGCAATACACCTCTATGGCGAAGATGCGTAATCTACAGCCTAAACTTGCGGAAATGAAAGAACGCATGGGTGATGACCGTCAGAAGATGGGTCAAGCGATGATGGAACTGTACAAGAAAGAGAAAGTTAACCCTATGGGTGGCTGTCTACCAATCTTGCTACAAATGCCAATTTTCATCGCTCTATACTGGGTATTGTTAGAAAGTTACGAGCTACGTCATGCACCATTCATGTTATGGATTACTGATTTATCAGTACAAGATCCATACTATGTGATGCCTATTCTAATGGGTATCTCAATGTTTGTGATGCAAAGAATGCAGCCAATGGCACCGACTATGGATCCAATGCAAGTTAAGATGATGCAGTGGATGCCGGTTATCTTTACTGTATTCTTCTTATGGTTCCCAGCGGGTCTGGTTCTATACTGGTTGGTAGGTAACTTAGTCGCGATTACACAGCAGAAGATTATCTATGCTGGCTTGGCGAAGAAAGGGTTAAAATAA